AAACTTAACCAAGCTTTCTGGGGTAGCCATAGTAGAGTTACAAAGATGATCAGTTGATCTGTTTTAGCACAGTGATACAAATAGTATTACTAACTTAGACACCCAACTTGAATATTTCTATCCAAACAACTCTTAATTCCGCATAATCTTAACGGCCTATTCCAGTTCCCTAGCCTCTACTTGTTTGGCAATATTCAAAGATTCACTCAATCAACTGCGCCTCAAACCTACACATTAAGACAATTTTAGTAATCATTGAAAAACATGAGCATCTTTTGGTGTTTTTCTGGTCATACCATAAAACCAAATTTCAAGTTATATAAGTCCACCCTAGCTATCATTTGTACTTATTCCTAAAGGTTGTCAGAGCAGAACTTTGTAGATATTGACTGGTTATCTCGGGAACCATTCAAAGGACTGCCTCATCATACATTATGGTATATCAAGAAACAGAAAGCATTTCTTGGTAACTCTGACGATGAAATCAGTGTTTAAACAGGTTAGATCTCCATATTAGTGACAGGTAAGTGTGAACACATCAAAGCACTCCAGTATGACATGTTGGGAGTTGGACAGGTCAGATGTTTGCAATTGCAGGAAGTGTGACTTTTTGACTAACTCTTGTAATTAAGTAGTTATCACTGGCCTGCACTTGTATATATTCTGGAAGATAATGCACCTTTGATCATACTCACTTCCCTTATGATTCTAATGTTTTCAACCAAGCCGTTCTTAATGCAATGGATTGTATTATCACTTACTGATGCTTTATATAAAATAACCACAATCAAATAATCTTACCTGAAGTAATCCTTTTAGTTTGTCGAGAAGCTGGAGCGTCACTTTCACTTGATGTAAAGCATCACTAGCAGGATTCTTTAATGCAGCATCTGAAAATCCAGTTAGAGACATCTTGTAGTTCTCTAGATATCTGTTCACCTGAAAAAACAGATATCAAATTTTCCAACATGGCATTGAATTTTAGAAAGGGGGAAACTGAAGTCTATATTTAAGATATCATGAAATctgcaaacataaaatttgaagaTGAATAAAAGTGAGCTTTTTTAGAGAATATTGGTTCTTTCTTCACTAAGCATAAAACTTTCATGCTTGCTGAAGCCAATTCTTTTTTAATCAGACGGTTTTTGTAATTCAAATTGTACTTCCCTATCACACACTTATTCTTCTAGATAGATTATTTCGTAGCAAGCTCAATTCGACATGTCACTGATCATGCAATAATCATTTACTGAACTTTTTCGTACCAAACATGATTCTTAACTACCAGAAAGAGGTAACTAATTCAATGAGTTATTATCAGATTCTTAttggcaattttttttttttttatcagatTCTTAACTTTTTCACGTACAGCTTTCTTTTTCTCTGTAAGGCTTTCAGTGCTTCCTTATCATATTACAACCTGTGTACATATTTCCTATTATATGAGAGAATGCTTCTATTTCTAATCATggctttttcctttaatttaccAACTTTTGTCTTATCTGTAAAGTTTTCAGAGTCTTCTTTTTGAATGGTTTCATTCCTTTGGATGTTTATATATCAACATAGATCCTAATGATTCTCAAACTCTGATAGATCCAAGATTATTTAGAGGCATTCTCTGCAACCTTTAAGATGATGAAAGAAAGTCTATCTGTGATCCACACAAGAAATTGCAAACTCATATCCTTTCCTTGCTGCATGAAAGAAAGTCTATCTGTGATCCACACAAAAAATTGCAAACTCATATCCTTTCCTTGCTGCATGGTGCAGTGGACAACCTGATACATGGTCTCCTgtcttcctttctttttctttatttttatttttccaactCTTGTTCTTTATGAACACCATCATAATAATACAAGGTGATAATTAGCAATAATTGAGAACCTTGTGTTTTGAAAGATCTTATATATGATACAGCAGTTCATACGTGAAAATCAGTTGTTTCTTTCAGCGACTTACCATGCTACAGTCGTATTCAAGATGTGGGTTTGACTTCATTGTATCAATTCTTTTCTGAAATAGAGTAAAAAACCTGAATAAACTTCCAAGTATCAAAAGTAGCAGGCTTTCTGGGAGCTAATACTGTACACGTATATGTCATgttaaaataaagggaaataaATATACAGAGATAAGATTGTAAGAACTACTTACAGCTTTTTCGTATGCCTCTAATGCCAGTTGAAGATTATTGTGATCCCATCCTCCCCTCAGAAGAAAGGAAGTGAAATGTGCACATCCTAAGATATCTACTAACCAAATGAAGCTCAGTGAAGTACTTGAAAATTGGATCTATCAAAATGTTTATTATAGCTATAACTGTGTGCAGATACTAGTTAAATATCTAAGTATAACATACATACTGCGCATATACTTCTTGTTGGAAATTTCATTTTTCCAACATTTCTTAACTATAGCTATACAATATGTGAAGGGTGAACACAGTCTTTGACAATCACCAAGTTAACATTTAGCAAACTGGACAAGCTGAGTGTGCTAAAGCACAGAAAGTGTATGACACAATAGCAGAGAATCTCATAGGTAAGTCAGTTCCTCATTGTAGTAAATTATGTTCGCAGTCTTACATAAACAACCTCCATCCATGTCATCCAGAGCGTGTGTCCTTTCGGCATATCTGATGCATTCATCAATCTGCTTGGCTGGATTTTCAGCAACTATGAAATAGATATAGATTTCAGAATTTTCTCCATGAGttacttttatttacttaataagAGACTGAAGAAATGTATTTTACATTTCCTTCGATTTGTTAAATGAagatattcaattaaaaatcaGAATTCCAGACtgccaaaaatataaaaagtatctAATTAAGGATGGAATTAGAACTTCACAGACACGGCTTTTATAATCACCTAAGCCAGAGGCTAAAACACAAgacaaataaaagatgaagaattaCATTCACCTTGTGCAAACGTCAGTTCAAGGTCTGCAAGTTGACGTAATATTACCGCATTTTCTTCACCCTAAATCAAGCAAAAGACGAAGAATCCATTAAATGAAGGGAGCGTTTGAAGTTGGGAGAACACAAAACTTAAGTACTGAAGAAGCAGCGAAATATAACCATTTTAAGGGCAGTCTGATAGTATTCTTTAGCTTCTTGGTAATTCCCTTTTTTGGCAACGCAAGAGCCGAGGCAATTCCAAGCATCCAGCAGAAGCGGATCTAATTGAGTCTGGTAGATATAATTAAGAGTGAGAAGCCAACCAAACGCAAATTCAACAATCAACAACACATTAAATATGCAATTCTTCTTTCACTCACAGCTTTCAGTAGATGACGCTCTGCTTCCTCCTTATAAACATCAGGAATTGCATTATAAAATCTTCCTTTCAGATACTCAAACATTGCACATTCACGATTTAATTCTCTCTTCTCTGCACGAATTCGTACCAGTTAAACTCACTTGATAAATGAAATTGAAtgcctttttttcttcttcttgataaTCCATACCTGCAGGAACTGATTCGAGGACTTCGATGCACAAAGAAATTTGATGCTCGATGTCAGAGATTTTCTGTTCTACAGTTGACGGGAAATGCTGGTCGCCGAAATTGTACATCCATATTGAGAGTGCATCCAGCTTTGAAATCCAATCCtcataattgaatttttttagatGAGCAGAAACTTCTTCAACTGGAGTACTCATCTCCAATGACGGATTTTGGTGTGAAGGCTCCACTTCAAACTGCAAAGTTTTGTCCAAGTGTGTAAAGTTTTGGGTGGGAAATTCTGTTTTTAAGTATATTCTAATTCTCATGGATCACACTTTCTTCATCTTACTATTTGACCAAATTACCTTGACACCCCTAATAGCTTTTGTATTCTCTTTTTCACCCCTAATAGTTTTAAGCTTAGAATCTCATATCTACCAAGTATACGAAGAAAGAGAAATTATGTGGTTAAACAAATTTATACTACTTAATTAGTTATCAAAGTtataatttgctataattaTTATTCGTAATTAACATTAACAATTAATTACATGGGCTGATATAAGGTACTTTTGTATAATTCGCCACATTTGTATCATAACAATTCTTCATTTGATTTGAATATGTATTCAATGGtctgtatttgtatatgtagacgatttcctttatttttcagttttatcaCTACATATACATTCAATCTTTTTGTGTATAACTTTTTAAAGTTTGTATAAACGTGTGGTTTCGAATTTATACAAAGTAATTTGTATGGCTATCTAAAATTCTTATGcttatgtttgtataaattcgttattttgagttttatcatatttgtataatttcatACTTTATATTACTCGATTATACAAAAATACGCGAATTATAAAAACGTACctacaaattatacaaatgagctgcgaattatacaaatattgctctttctcactcgcctctctcctccctctcccaatctcgctcgccaaatatacaaatacatatctATACcagttacatatatataattatacaatcgatatacatatacagttcaCATCTCTCCCACTTTCTacctcacctctctcctccctctcctaaTTTCGCTCACTactctcctccctataacatgtagtTACGAATCGTAACTAGCAAACTATAGATATGAAGCGTGATTAAGCTAATTCTAAATgattatatgtgaaagttccccAAAAAGAAATTACCTTGTCCCActtttgttacttttatgaacATACTAGTGAGGATAATTTGTGTTATGCACAAACctaataattttagtttttacgGAAAAAAGAAGTATATAGGAAAAGTTATCTaattacacatttttttaaatcatattttctaaaatttgttATCATTTCATAATATTAGAAAAATCTCTTTATCCTCACCTTCTCTCTTTTTCCGGATGCACTAAATTCACTTGAAAACAGATTAGGGGTAAATTATTATTGTAAAGTTAAAGTGTTAAAGTAAATTTTGCTATCAAGCTCAGAGGGAATTTTTATGCAATTTGtctaaaagaaataataaatttgggTAAATTGTTTTGATGGTGCCACATTGCGTTTCATTTGGCTtaggaaataataataataataataataataataataataataatgataaaacattaaaagttaaattaccaaaatttCCATCAAATATTAATAGACTTTTATGCCCTTTAATTAGATACTAATTATCTGAAATTTTGTTACTTAAatcaacatatgaaataaataattaggcATAATTAGTAaatagacataatacataaacataaccCTTAACTTGGCGTCAGTTGACAACTATGACCCTGAACTTTAGATgtacacaagtagacacttaaactgtataaatttgaataaattgaCACATTCGTCCTACATGGCATCCTACATGAAAATATTGTATCCTACGTGTATCATACCATGTAGGACACGTGTGTccacttgttcaattttatacaagtttaagtgtctgtttgtgcacatccaaaggtAAAGGTCATAGTTGTCAATCGACGCCAAGTTAAgggtcatatttatgtattatgccttagtAAATACCGTACAAGTAAACTaacaacataataaataaacatgacctttaactttggatatgcacaagtagacatttaaacttttataaaattgaacaaagaGACAAATCCGTCCTACATGACACTCTACATGGAAATTTTGTATCCTACATGGCGTCTtacatgtattatgtcatgtaggacacgcatgtctacttattcaattttgTACAAGTTTATGGGTTTGCTTGTGCAAACTCGAAATTGGAGGACATAATTACGTTGTCCGGTGAAACCAAGTtaaatatcatgtttatgtattatgcctaaactaaccgtttgaaattttaaaacttaaagtTTGTTGATATACATTAAAGGATTTCAaagaataatacataaatatgacccTTAACTTGGCATCAATTAACAACTATGACATTTTACTTTTGTTATGTAcaagacacttaaacttgtataaagttgagcAAATGAACACATTTTTCCTATATGGCACCCTACGACAATTTTGTACCCTACATGGTATCCTACGTGTATTACGTTACATAGGATActtgtgtctacttgttcaattttataatagtttaagtgtctacttgtgcacatttAAAGTTGGAGGGCGTAGTTGTTCGTTAATGCCAAGTTAAGGGTCATAATGCCAAGTTAAGGATCATGTTTGTGTATTATGCCTAAGAAAATCATGTTAGTCTCTTTCGCTACTAAATTACTGTTATTGTcttcttgttcaattttatacaagtttaactAGGCGTTTGGTCATGCGataccatatcatgatatggtatCGTGAGATGGAATCAACATTTAGACATGTGATTTTATGTTGATTCCATctcatgattccatatcatgagatatgattccatattctccaaaatccgtgatatggaatcatatggaatatcatatcatgattttagatattaatataaaaattgatccccaagtttatattttgttaaaacaactcacatttatatctactaaccatttacttcgtaattaaaatttataatgacatcattactttttaaaatttattattctcactgACATAAAATTTAGGCGTAATACATATTTTGGACcttaaacttgacttcaaattttaactttgacctccaactttcataatgcacagatagacacttaaactatcCAACCTTTAAGTAAATAAACACTTGATTTTTGGAGCCAAAGAGAGTAAAATGCAAACGCTCCCACGTGTATTAGTGAGTCACTCAATGACTGTCAATTAACTAAATAGTTTACACGTcatttagaattaaaaaaaaaattaaaatgagattttgatttggaaatataaaagtatatataaaagGAATTCATTAAGGGTGGAGTtgtcatttcatcattttttccGTTTTGGGCCTCAAAATTATACATCACTCGCGCAAAATACGTGCACAACACACATTTTTCCAGGCAAGACTCGcatgtttattatttataaggttggatagttaaagtgcatgtttgtgcactatgaaagttggaggtcaaagttaaaatttgaagtcaagtttagggtctaatatatgtattatgcctaaaatttattattctcaccaacATATAGTCACTTTAACTCACACTTCACGATTATTGAGTAATAAAATCTTAAAGAACCCGTTAAAACTATTTCATTTtaactcaaatatattgatgagAAGTGAAAGTCAGATGGAACAATTACTTAAGTTGAGAACAAAtaactttgtaataatttattacgCGATTTTAttattggcataatacataaatatacatttTTACTTGACTCcgaatcacatttatgtccttcaactttgagTGCGCACAAgtgacacttaaacttgtataaagttgaaccaACAGACATACATATCCTACATGTTAttctacatgtcattttttgttttatgtggtgtcctacgtgtattgtgtcatgtaggactcatgtgtttatttgttcaactttatacaagttcaaATATCTATTTGTCCACACTAAAAGTTGAACgacattaatataaaataatgcatgacaattattaacaatttttcttgGATAACGTGACCTTTGACATTTTGTCAATACATAAACCATATTAAGTTGcttgtaaattaaaaataacctttcaaattcctaaaaaagatatgttattaattttttgtacaTTGAAACATTAATGATAATTTAGTTTCTAAGCATAAGTTATTAGAGGAACATTAATTTAGTGAATGAAAAAtggtcatttaattttttttagaaacatttaatatttaattaattagttttttttttataaaaataatttagtataaGGGTAAAATGATAATCCAATTTCGCAATTTGGTGTTACATACagatgatgaatattattaaatcagatattttatttatgaattaatctAAGAAAGTGCAAAAGTGgttaacatttttattaaaatgatacaatttagcatttaaattgaataactaaatgtttttatgatattttaatttatattatggataaaatcgtaattcaacttttaactttatatatatcttaaaataaaagttaattattgaaattttatattagacaaataagaaactttatatgaaaaaatatttaagatataaaACTGAAGAATACAATTCACCTATTTGTATTCTTCAATGTACAACTACACGATTAGGATCATGTAGGAATAATTGGATTTATATAAAAAGCAATGGTCATTCAGTTTTAGGTAACTCAATCTTTAATTTGATGGCTTCCCGCTTATAAGATAGTACTCGTACATGTGttgtacatatatatgtaataCACATGtataagaatatgaaaaataagagaaaggaAAGACAGTACAACAAACTGAATAGGATTTGACCAAAGTCATGTGTGTCAAATGTCAAAAAAATACACCAGGCAGTAGAGTTTATGTCATTCCAAGTTCCCACAGCTGTGTCAAATGTATTTTGTCTATTATAATGGTTTAGAAATGGCAGAACTAGGAGGCAGGGGATTTCCATTTAAAAGGACTTGTTCCAGAAGATTGACTCGCACAGACTTGAATTGATAATGCTGCAGTAAAAATAACAATACCATTAGTGAGGAGTGACAGAATTACTCACATGCCATTAGTGACGACACATTTTGTATAGAATTGCATCAGAAATACCAAAACGAGTTTACCTTTCCTTCCCTTACAAAATCAACAAATTTGCAAACGGGATCCAATATTGTGATCTGATCTCCTTGTTTAATCTGCCAACAAGAGTAGTTTGTTAAGATGTGAAAATCAAGTTCcaatttcatttttcacttCTTTTCCTCCTTGCAGTATCAACTTTTCATAGAGCATGTGTTTCCTAAAAGAAGCtttgtttatgttattttcatcttctttcctttttaataagAATATGGCAGGCTACGTCACCACGAAAATCTGAAGTTGGATAAATATTCAAAGATATGACATTTATGAAATGCTAACTCACATCTTTAGTGTGTGGTAACTCATTAAAGAAGTGAAGTACCTCCCCCCTTCATCAAATTTTTCATCCAGAATGTGATAAAAGGGAAGAAAGATTGTTCCCTTATTCTTTAGGCAGGTAGTGCTGCAGCAGTTTAGCAGCAAACTAACATGTCAATATCTGaaatttatttgatgattttcttATCTCGGTTTCTCCTAGATACTATACTTCACTCGACCACTTTTTTCTAGGAAGTAAGATCTTAATGGAAAAATATACCAAGAAACAATTAAACATTATGAAATAGTGCTTACTGCTTCCTTCTGTATGCCGAACACTGCAAGTACAAAACTTTTCTCATCAGAGTCACAGAGCATATAGTATCTGCAGAATAAGAGTACACATTGAGAAATAAGTATTTAAGCATAAAGTGGGGCTGCACACATAAGAAACTGTCACTTGTAAAGGAAATGCTGAAAATGAACAACTCCTAAGCCTTCAGTTAAGAAAATGAAGTAACTTACACTGGAGCTTTATACTCATATTTAACTAAGCACCGTACTGCTGCTACAACTGCCATCAATTTGTTAGGGCCTTCAGTTAAGAGATCCATTGTTGCTCTGTTGTATGGAGGATTCACTGCCAGAAAGCACTATATTACCTCAACTAATAGATATATAGCTAAATCATACACCTCATTGTTTACAGTTCAATATCTAAGAAGAATGTAAAGCCTTACCCTCAATATTAGGAAGTGATTGGATCAGGTCAGCCAAGCTTGTTTTCGTACTCTTTCCCTTACTCTTTCGTTGACTCTTCCCCTTACTCTTTCCCTTATTCTTGTCATTACGCTTAACCTGAAAAGCAGGATCACATAATTCAAATGCAT
This window of the Solanum pennellii chromosome 2, SPENNV200 genome carries:
- the LOC107010259 gene encoding tetratricopeptide repeat protein 5-like, with protein sequence MSTPVEEVSAHLKKFNYEDWISKLDALSIWMYNFGDQHFPSTVEQKISDIEHQISLCIEVLESVPAEKRELNRECAMFEYLKGRFYNAIPDVYKEEAERHLLKATQLDPLLLDAWNCLGSCVAKKGNYQEAKEYYQTALKMGEENAVILRQLADLELTFAQVAENPAKQIDECIRYAERTHALDDMDGGCLYILGCAHFTSFLLRGGWDHNNLQLALEAYEKAKRIDTMKSNPHLEYDCSMVNRYLENYKMSLTGFSDAALKNPASDALHQVKVTLQLLDKLKGLLQVKRYDKNKGKSKRKSKGKSKGKSMKTGLPAMIQSLANIDLNPSYKRVTVDLLTEGFNKQIEVVAAVRCLVKYEYKAPVYYMLCDSDENSFVLTAFGIQKEAIKQGDQVILLEPICKFIDFEWEGKHYQFKSVRVNLLEQVLLNGNPLPPSSAMSDSLP